From a region of the Sinorhizobium sp. B11 genome:
- a CDS encoding DNA polymerase III subunit delta' translates to MSEERPGLLDGAIWPAENTKLFGHEEAEDFLAQFYRSGKGHHAILIEGPEGIGKATLAFRFANHVLSHPHPAGAPQRIVDPDPASAVSRQIASGASHNLLHLSRPVDEKTGKVKSAITIDEVRRAGKFFSQTSGTGNWRIVIIDPADDMNRNAANAILKILEEPPKRAMFLVLSHAPGKLLPTIRSRCLPLKLAPLDDRALVSALAHLGIEGEGQALLSAAKGSVGEALKLLNYGGGEIIQAYNEVLSSEGPAARKAMHRLADALSGREAETIFDFFVSHVGDDVMNRARLAAVEGQIAAADRLARLYSEITEKLTISGAYNLDRKQTIMEVLSEIKQPRA, encoded by the coding sequence ATGAGTGAGGAGAGACCCGGACTGCTCGACGGCGCCATATGGCCGGCCGAGAATACGAAGCTCTTCGGTCATGAAGAGGCAGAGGATTTCCTGGCGCAATTCTACCGCTCGGGCAAAGGACATCATGCAATCCTGATCGAGGGGCCGGAGGGCATCGGCAAGGCGACGCTGGCCTTCCGCTTCGCCAATCACGTTCTGTCGCATCCCCATCCCGCGGGCGCACCGCAGCGCATTGTCGATCCGGATCCAGCCTCGGCCGTCAGCCGACAGATCGCCTCGGGAGCCTCGCACAATCTCCTGCATCTTTCCCGCCCGGTCGACGAGAAGACCGGCAAGGTCAAATCGGCGATCACCATCGACGAAGTGCGCCGGGCCGGCAAATTCTTCTCGCAAACCTCAGGCACGGGCAACTGGCGTATCGTCATCATCGATCCCGCCGACGACATGAACCGGAATGCGGCAAACGCCATTCTGAAGATCCTCGAGGAGCCGCCGAAGCGCGCAATGTTCCTCGTTCTTTCACATGCGCCGGGCAAGTTGCTGCCGACGATCCGCTCGCGCTGCCTGCCGCTGAAGCTTGCGCCGCTCGACGATCGCGCCCTTGTTTCAGCCCTTGCCCATCTCGGCATCGAGGGGGAGGGGCAGGCCCTGCTTTCTGCCGCAAAGGGCAGTGTCGGCGAGGCTCTGAAACTGCTGAATTATGGCGGCGGCGAGATCATCCAGGCCTATAACGAGGTTCTGTCCTCCGAGGGACCTGCGGCACGCAAGGCCATGCATCGGCTTGCGGATGCACTTTCCGGCAGGGAGGCCGAGACGATCTTCGATTTCTTCGTCAGCCATGTCGGCGATGACGTGATGAACCGCGCGCGCCTTGCTGCCGTCGAGGGACAAATCGCGGCGGCCGACCGCCTTGCGCGGCTCTATTCCGAAATCACGGAGAAACTGACCATCTCCGGCGCTTACAATCTCGATCGCAAGCAGACGATCATGGAAGTGCTTTCCGAAATCAAGCAACCGCGCGCCTGA
- a CDS encoding DUF2161 domain-containing phosphodiesterase, giving the protein METSLYLPVKGFLEKAGYVVKGEVAGCDLVGLSDDDPPVVVVCELKMSFNLELILQAVDRAAVSDEVWIAARISAKGKGREADKRYRDLCRRLGIGMLGISDTGDVSVIVGSVSPMPRTNPKRRSRLMREHQKRRGDPALGGSTRAPVMTAYRQQALGCAAALASGPLRVRDIRSGVPEAGKILLSNVYGWFERLDRGVYGLTEAGRDALQRWPQPEMQAAQ; this is encoded by the coding sequence ATGGAAACTTCGCTTTATCTGCCCGTGAAAGGCTTTCTCGAAAAGGCAGGTTATGTCGTCAAGGGCGAAGTCGCCGGCTGCGATCTCGTCGGCCTGAGCGATGACGATCCGCCTGTTGTCGTCGTCTGCGAGCTGAAGATGAGCTTCAATCTGGAGCTCATTCTGCAGGCCGTCGATCGCGCGGCCGTATCGGACGAAGTCTGGATCGCGGCGCGAATTTCAGCCAAGGGCAAAGGCCGGGAAGCAGACAAACGCTACCGCGACCTTTGCCGGCGGCTTGGCATCGGCATGCTCGGGATTTCGGACACCGGCGACGTCAGCGTCATTGTCGGCTCCGTGTCACCGATGCCGCGGACCAATCCGAAGCGACGTTCGAGGCTGATGCGCGAGCACCAGAAACGGCGCGGCGATCCGGCGCTTGGCGGCAGTACGCGCGCTCCGGTCATGACGGCATATCGCCAGCAGGCGCTTGGCTGCGCAGCAGCACTGGCATCAGGTCCGTTGCGCGTACGTGACATCCGATCCGGCGTGCCGGAGGCTGGCAAGATCCTGCTGTCCAATGTCTATGGCTGGTTCGAACGGCTCGACAGAGGCGTCTACGGTCTGACGGAGGCCGGACGCGACGCATTGCAGCGGTGGCCGCAGCCGGAGATGCAGGCGGCGCAGTAG
- a CDS encoding TerC family protein — protein sequence MDIFTAAGLTALLQVIAIDLVLAGDNAVVIGLAAAGLEATQRRKAIIVGILAATVLRILFASVAVYLLAIVGLLLAGGLLLLWVCWKMWRELRAGHGEEHAAEAGAAAPRKTFFQAATQIVIADVSMSLDNVLAVAGAAREHPSVLVLGLGLSIALMGIAANFIARLLNKHRWIAYVGLLIILYVALDMIHRGYLEVAPFIGA from the coding sequence ATGGATATTTTCACAGCGGCCGGTTTGACGGCTCTGCTGCAGGTCATTGCTATCGACCTTGTTCTCGCCGGCGACAATGCCGTCGTCATCGGCCTTGCTGCTGCCGGCCTGGAAGCCACGCAGCGTCGCAAGGCAATCATTGTCGGCATTCTGGCGGCAACGGTGCTCCGCATCCTGTTCGCATCCGTGGCCGTCTATCTGCTGGCAATCGTCGGATTGCTGCTCGCCGGCGGCCTGTTGCTGCTCTGGGTCTGCTGGAAGATGTGGCGTGAGCTGCGTGCCGGCCATGGTGAAGAACATGCGGCCGAGGCTGGCGCAGCTGCGCCGAGGAAGACCTTCTTTCAGGCTGCGACACAGATCGTCATCGCCGATGTTTCCATGTCGCTGGACAATGTTCTTGCCGTTGCCGGCGCCGCTCGCGAACATCCGAGCGTGCTGGTGCTGGGCCTCGGTCTTTCCATTGCGCTAATGGGCATCGCCGCGAACTTTATCGCCCGCCTGCTCAACAAACATCGCTGGATCGCCTATGTCGGCCTGCTGATCATTCTCTATGTTGCACTCGACATGATCCATCGCGGATATCTCGAAGTCGCGCCTTTTATCGGCGCCTAG
- the metG gene encoding methionine--tRNA ligase, whose translation MTDKTPFYITTAISYPNGKPHIGHAYELIATDAMARYQRLDGKDVFFLTGTDEHGQKMQQTARAEGITAQALADRNSGEFQAMAKLLNASNDDFIRTTQERHHETSRHIWNLMADNGDVYKDSYAGWYSVRDEAYYQENETELRADGVRYGPQGTPVEWVEEASYFFKLSEYQDRLLKHYEENPDFIGPAERRNEVISFVKSGLKDLSISRTTFDWGIKVPNDPAHVMYVWVDALTNYITATGYIEDRNGPRAKYWPADVHIIGKDIIRFHAVYWPAFLMSAKLPLPKRVFAHGFLLNKGEKMSKSLGNVVDPVNLVNHFGLDQVRYFFLREVSFGQDGSYSEEAIGTRINSDLANGIGNLASRSLSMIFKNCDGKIPECGPLTDEDKAMLAQADALHASTSEDMGKQLIHRALASIITVVSETDRYFAGQQPWALKKTDPARMGTVLYVTAEVVRQIAILLQPFVPESAGKLLDLVAAPTDKRDFTSLGEAGRLVPGTPIEAPTPVFPRYVAPEA comes from the coding sequence ATGACAGACAAGACCCCCTTCTACATCACGACCGCGATCTCCTATCCCAACGGCAAGCCGCATATCGGCCATGCCTACGAGCTGATTGCGACCGATGCCATGGCGCGCTACCAGCGCCTCGACGGCAAGGATGTGTTCTTCCTGACGGGGACTGACGAACACGGCCAGAAGATGCAGCAGACGGCGCGCGCCGAAGGCATCACGGCGCAGGCGCTTGCCGACCGCAATTCCGGTGAATTCCAGGCGATGGCGAAGCTGCTCAATGCTTCGAACGACGACTTCATCCGCACCACGCAGGAGCGTCACCACGAGACTTCGCGCCACATCTGGAACCTGATGGCCGACAACGGCGATGTCTACAAGGACTCCTACGCCGGCTGGTACTCGGTGCGCGACGAAGCCTATTACCAGGAAAACGAAACCGAGTTGCGCGCCGACGGCGTGCGCTACGGGCCGCAGGGTACGCCAGTCGAATGGGTGGAAGAGGCGAGCTATTTCTTCAAGCTCTCCGAATACCAGGACCGGCTGCTGAAGCACTATGAGGAGAACCCCGATTTCATCGGTCCGGCCGAGCGCCGCAACGAGGTGATCTCCTTCGTCAAGTCGGGCCTCAAGGATCTGTCGATTTCGCGCACGACCTTCGATTGGGGTATCAAGGTACCGAACGACCCCGCCCATGTCATGTATGTCTGGGTCGACGCACTGACCAACTACATCACTGCCACGGGCTACATCGAAGACCGCAACGGACCGCGGGCGAAATACTGGCCGGCCGACGTGCATATCATCGGCAAGGACATCATCCGCTTCCACGCCGTCTATTGGCCGGCCTTCCTGATGTCGGCAAAGCTGCCGCTGCCGAAGCGCGTCTTCGCCCACGGCTTCCTGCTCAACAAGGGCGAGAAGATGTCGAAGTCGCTCGGCAATGTCGTTGATCCAGTGAATCTGGTGAACCATTTCGGTCTCGACCAGGTGCGCTATTTCTTCCTGCGCGAAGTCTCCTTCGGCCAGGACGGCAGCTACAGCGAAGAGGCGATCGGCACGCGTATCAATTCCGATCTTGCCAACGGCATCGGCAATCTTGCCAGCCGTTCGCTGTCGATGATCTTCAAGAATTGCGACGGCAAGATCCCGGAATGCGGACCTCTGACCGATGAGGACAAGGCAATGCTGGCCCAGGCCGATGCGCTGCATGCCTCGACAAGCGAAGACATGGGCAAGCAGCTCATTCACCGCGCGTTGGCCTCTATCATTACCGTCGTCTCCGAAACCGACCGCTACTTCGCCGGTCAGCAGCCTTGGGCGCTCAAGAAGACCGATCCGGCGCGCATGGGTACGGTGCTCTATGTAACCGCAGAAGTGGTGCGCCAGATCGCGATCCTGCTGCAGCCCTTCGTGCCGGAATCGGCCGGTAAGCTGCTCGACCTCGTGGCCGCTCCGACTGACAAGCGCGATTTCACGAGCCTTGGCGAAGCGGGCCGCCTGGTGCCGGGAACGCCGATCGAGGCGCCGACGCCGGTCTTCCCGCGCTACGTGGCTCCGGAGGCTTAA
- a CDS encoding MBL fold metallo-hydrolase — MTRRLRFTILGCSSSPGVPRITGDWGACNPNNPKNKRTRAAFMVQQFSASGAATTVVIDTGPDFREQMIRAGVDHVDAVLYTHPHADHIHGIDDLRGYFHNTRRRVPIFADQFTMGRLREAFGYCLETPPGSNYPPIVLPIVIEDLEKPVEIHGPGGTIAFMPHLQQHGDIHSLGFRIGNVAYCSDVSDFPPQTVEKLQKLDMLIIDALQYAYHPSHLSLEQSLDWIERLKPKRAILTHMHTPLDYDVVMAETPDHVVPAFDQMSFEVEL; from the coding sequence GTGACACGGCGGCTGCGGTTCACCATTCTCGGCTGCTCGTCATCACCCGGCGTGCCGCGCATTACAGGTGACTGGGGTGCCTGCAACCCCAACAATCCGAAGAATAAGAGAACACGCGCAGCCTTTATGGTTCAGCAGTTTTCGGCCAGCGGCGCGGCAACGACTGTCGTTATCGACACAGGTCCGGATTTTCGCGAGCAGATGATCAGGGCAGGGGTCGATCATGTGGACGCTGTCCTCTACACGCATCCGCATGCCGACCATATTCACGGCATCGACGATCTGCGCGGCTATTTCCACAATACCCGCCGCCGCGTGCCGATCTTTGCCGACCAGTTCACCATGGGCAGGTTACGGGAAGCATTCGGCTACTGCCTGGAAACGCCGCCGGGCAGCAATTACCCGCCGATAGTGCTGCCAATCGTGATCGAGGACCTGGAAAAGCCCGTTGAAATCCATGGGCCGGGCGGAACGATCGCCTTCATGCCGCATCTGCAACAGCATGGTGATATCCATTCGCTCGGCTTCCGCATCGGGAATGTGGCTTATTGCAGCGATGTCAGCGATTTTCCGCCGCAGACGGTCGAGAAGCTGCAAAAGCTCGACATGCTGATCATCGATGCCCTGCAATATGCCTATCACCCCAGCCATCTCTCACTGGAACAGTCGCTGGACTGGATCGAGCGGCTAAAGCCGAAACGGGCAATCCTGACGCATATGCATACGCCGCTCGATTATGACGTGGTTATGGCTGAAACGCCGGACCATGTGGTGCCGGCGTTCGATCAAATGAGCTTCGAAGTCGAGCTCTAG
- a CDS encoding TatD family hydrolase, with protein sequence MLVDTHCHLDFADFDAERDEIVSRAHGAGVAQMVTICTRVRKLDGLLAITEKYPSVFCSVGTHPNNAGDELDIQTEDLVRLANEHPKVVAIGEAGLDYFYDTQKPEDQQTGFRRHIAAARETQLPLVIHSRSADADMAAILTEETGKGAFPFILHCFSAGPELAKTGVELGGYISFSGILTFPKSEELREIAKTIPHDRLLVETDAPYLAPKRWRGKRNEPSYVVNTAEVLADTIGLPYEEVARITTDNAFRLFSKMPRI encoded by the coding sequence GTGCTGGTCGATACGCATTGCCATCTGGACTTTGCCGATTTCGATGCGGAGCGCGACGAGATCGTTTCACGTGCCCATGGGGCCGGTGTGGCGCAGATGGTGACGATCTGCACCCGCGTGCGCAAGCTCGACGGACTGCTCGCCATCACCGAGAAATATCCTTCCGTCTTCTGTTCGGTCGGCACGCATCCCAACAATGCGGGCGACGAACTGGATATCCAGACGGAAGATCTCGTTCGGCTCGCCAATGAACATCCGAAGGTCGTCGCGATCGGCGAGGCTGGCCTCGACTATTTCTATGACACGCAGAAGCCGGAGGACCAGCAGACCGGTTTTCGCCGCCATATTGCCGCTGCCCGGGAAACACAGCTTCCGCTCGTCATCCATAGCCGCAGCGCCGATGCCGACATGGCGGCGATCCTGACCGAGGAGACAGGGAAGGGGGCCTTCCCCTTCATCCTGCATTGCTTCTCGGCCGGCCCGGAGCTTGCGAAGACTGGCGTCGAGCTCGGCGGCTATATCTCCTTTTCGGGCATCCTGACCTTTCCGAAATCCGAAGAGCTGCGCGAGATCGCAAAGACCATTCCGCACGACCGGCTGCTTGTCGAAACCGATGCGCCGTATCTGGCACCCAAGCGCTGGCGCGGCAAGCGCAACGAGCCGTCATACGTCGTGAATACGGCCGAGGTATTGGCCGATACGATCGGCCTTCCCTACGAGGAAGTCGCACGGATCACGACTGACAACGCTTTCCGCCTGTTTTCAAAGATGCCGAGGATCTAG
- the fdhA gene encoding formaldehyde dehydrogenase, glutathione-independent has translation MSKNRGVVYLRPGKVEVRDIDDPKLEAPDGRRIEHGVILKVISTNICGSDQHMVRGRTTAMPGLVLGHEITGEIIEKGIDVEMLDVGDIVSVPFNVACGRCRCCKSQDTGVCLTVNPSRAGGAYGYVDMGGWIGGQARYVTIPYADFNLLKIPDRDKAMAKIRDLTMLSDILPTGFHGAVRAGVGVGSTVYVAGAGPVGLAAAASARILGAAVVMIGDFNKDRLAHASRVGFEAIDLSKSDRLGDMIAEVVGTNEVDSAIDAVGFEARGHSGGEQPAIVLNQMMEITRAAGSIGIPGLYVTEDPGAVDNAAKQGSLSLRFGLGWAKAQSFHTGQTPVLKYNRQLMQAILHDRLPIADIVNAKVISLEDAAQGYESFDQGAATKFVLDPHGAIAKAA, from the coding sequence ATGAGCAAGAACCGTGGCGTCGTCTACTTGCGGCCCGGAAAAGTGGAAGTCCGCGACATTGACGATCCGAAACTCGAGGCACCAGATGGGCGTCGTATCGAACATGGCGTCATCCTGAAGGTCATCTCCACCAATATCTGCGGTTCCGACCAGCACATGGTCCGTGGCCGCACCACAGCCATGCCGGGTCTGGTGCTCGGACATGAAATTACCGGCGAGATCATCGAAAAAGGCATCGACGTCGAAATGCTCGATGTCGGGGACATCGTCTCCGTGCCCTTCAATGTTGCCTGCGGGCGCTGCCGCTGCTGCAAATCACAGGACACCGGCGTCTGCCTGACGGTCAATCCGTCGCGGGCCGGCGGCGCCTATGGCTATGTCGACATGGGCGGCTGGATCGGCGGCCAGGCCCGCTATGTCACGATCCCCTATGCCGATTTTAACCTCTTGAAAATCCCCGACCGCGACAAGGCGATGGCCAAGATCCGTGATCTCACCATGCTTTCCGACATCCTGCCGACCGGATTCCACGGTGCCGTCAGGGCCGGCGTCGGCGTCGGCTCCACCGTCTATGTCGCAGGTGCCGGCCCGGTCGGCCTCGCAGCGGCAGCATCCGCCCGTATCCTCGGCGCGGCCGTCGTCATGATCGGCGATTTCAACAAGGATCGCCTCGCCCATGCCAGCCGCGTCGGCTTCGAGGCCATCGATCTCTCGAAGAGTGACCGTCTCGGAGACATGATCGCAGAGGTGGTCGGCACGAATGAAGTGGATAGCGCCATCGATGCCGTCGGCTTCGAAGCACGTGGACATTCCGGCGGCGAGCAGCCGGCGATCGTTCTGAACCAGATGATGGAAATCACCCGGGCCGCAGGCTCCATCGGCATTCCCGGCCTCTATGTCACGGAGGATCCGGGCGCGGTGGACAATGCGGCCAAGCAGGGCAGCCTGTCGTTGCGTTTCGGTCTCGGCTGGGCCAAGGCGCAGTCCTTCCACACCGGTCAGACACCTGTGCTTAAATACAACCGCCAGCTCATGCAGGCGATCCTGCACGACCGGCTGCCCATTGCCGATATCGTCAATGCCAAGGTGATCTCGCTTGAGGATGCCGCCCAGGGTTATGAGAGCTTCGACCAGGGTGCTGCGACGAAATTCGTTCTCGACCCGCATGGCGCAATTGCCAAAGCGGCGTGA
- a CDS encoding insulinase family protein: MPLKHMKFPILSRLLAAASLAALFISGSPALAENPSAPWPQTISDLPAEPGIRFGTLENGMRFAIMRNATPTGQAAIRFRIGAGSLDERDDQQGLAHFLEHMAFKGSTQVGQDEMIRILQRKGLAFGPDTNANTSYDETVYSLDLPEVDADTISTGLMLMRETASELTLDAGAFDRERGVILSEERLRDTPQYRAAIGVTNSMLAGQRVTMRAPIGKVDIISNAPVDLLRDFYYANYRPDRATLIVVGDVDPAAMELEIRQRFGDWKVAIPAPPKPDLGTLKPKSESAEVIAVPGGTTNVQIAWTRPYDASPDTFAKRRQQLVEDLGLLVLKRRLGAMANRANAPFISAAVGSQDLFDSAHIVVVTANSETDKWQQALAAIDQEQRRFQQFGAEQAELDREIVEYRSLLEAAAAGAATRTSTDIASMLASSVDDNEVFTSPAEDLSMFETITKGLTAAEVNEVVARVFSGNGPQLVLQTAQAPKGGASDIRQAYDASRAVPVTAPSAAAAVVWPYTHFGEPGAVVERRVVEDLGLTMVRFANGVRLTIKPTKLRANEVLVREDIGHGRLGLPNDRPLPIWTSPAVVLSGTKAMDYPDLQKALAAKIAGIDFSVDDSSFQFTGQTQTGDLATQLQIMAAYTSDPTYRPEVFKRVRQAYLNNLDQYEATPGAVIGRDFAGLVHSGDPRWTFPDKAQLSATKLEDFEALFRPQISAGPIDITIVGDITADEAIRLTAETFGALPARPDATSDNVANDVRFPAPTEKPVMRTHNGRSDNAAAIVAAPVGDMLSDMQRGFVANVAGQIFENRLIDQFRIAEGATYSPQGAMDLSWDIPGYGYAYLYVETTPDKVENFYALVDKIANDLRSKDVSPDELVRARAPIIETLKHQQQSNEYWVQYLNGAQTDPRRLERIRDNLAGYDKVTAEDIRQFATTYFQPEKFWKFEVLPAAVR; encoded by the coding sequence ATGCCCCTTAAACATATGAAGTTTCCTATTCTTTCTAGGCTCCTGGCAGCGGCCTCGCTTGCCGCACTCTTCATCTCAGGCTCACCGGCCCTTGCGGAAAATCCATCCGCGCCGTGGCCGCAGACGATCAGCGACCTGCCGGCTGAACCCGGCATACGCTTCGGCACGCTCGAAAATGGTATGCGGTTTGCGATCATGCGCAATGCCACGCCAACTGGACAAGCGGCCATCCGTTTCCGGATTGGCGCCGGCTCGCTGGACGAGAGAGATGACCAGCAGGGGCTTGCGCATTTCCTCGAGCATATGGCTTTCAAGGGCTCGACGCAGGTCGGACAGGACGAGATGATCCGTATCCTGCAGCGCAAAGGCCTGGCCTTCGGGCCTGATACCAACGCCAACACCTCCTATGACGAGACCGTCTATTCGCTCGATCTGCCCGAGGTTGACGCGGATACGATTTCCACCGGCCTGATGCTGATGCGCGAGACGGCAAGCGAGCTGACGCTCGATGCCGGCGCCTTCGACCGCGAGCGCGGCGTCATCCTTTCGGAAGAGCGGCTGCGCGACACGCCGCAATACCGCGCGGCGATCGGCGTCACGAATTCCATGCTCGCCGGCCAGCGCGTGACGATGCGCGCGCCGATCGGCAAGGTCGACATCATCAGCAATGCCCCTGTCGATCTGCTGCGTGATTTTTACTATGCGAATTATCGGCCCGATCGCGCCACGCTGATCGTGGTGGGCGATGTCGATCCCGCTGCCATGGAACTGGAGATCAGGCAGCGCTTTGGCGACTGGAAGGTCGCCATCCCTGCCCCGCCAAAGCCCGATCTCGGCACGCTGAAGCCGAAAAGCGAAAGCGCCGAGGTCATCGCGGTTCCGGGCGGCACAACAAATGTTCAGATCGCCTGGACGCGGCCCTATGATGCTTCGCCTGACACTTTTGCCAAGCGTCGCCAGCAGCTGGTCGAAGATCTCGGTCTTCTGGTACTCAAACGTCGGCTAGGCGCCATGGCCAACAGGGCCAATGCTCCCTTCATCAGCGCCGCCGTCGGCTCTCAGGATCTTTTCGACTCGGCCCATATCGTTGTCGTCACCGCAAATTCCGAGACGGACAAATGGCAGCAGGCGCTCGCGGCCATCGATCAGGAACAGCGCCGTTTCCAGCAATTCGGCGCCGAGCAGGCCGAGCTCGACCGGGAAATCGTCGAATATCGCTCTCTCCTTGAAGCGGCGGCCGCCGGTGCTGCGACGCGCACAAGCACCGACATCGCCTCCATGCTGGCGAGCAGCGTGGACGACAATGAGGTCTTCACCTCCCCCGCGGAAGATCTTTCGATGTTCGAGACGATCACCAAGGGGCTGACAGCGGCCGAGGTCAACGAGGTTGTCGCGCGTGTCTTTTCCGGGAACGGCCCGCAGCTCGTCCTGCAGACTGCTCAAGCGCCAAAAGGCGGCGCCAGCGACATCAGGCAGGCATATGACGCTTCCCGTGCCGTTCCGGTCACCGCGCCGTCCGCCGCAGCGGCGGTCGTCTGGCCCTATACCCATTTCGGCGAACCCGGCGCTGTTGTCGAACGCCGCGTTGTCGAGGATCTCGGCCTGACCATGGTGCGTTTTGCCAACGGCGTGCGGCTGACCATCAAGCCGACCAAGCTGCGCGCCAACGAAGTGCTGGTACGCGAGGATATTGGTCACGGCCGGCTGGGACTGCCGAATGACCGTCCCCTGCCGATCTGGACATCGCCGGCCGTGGTCCTGTCGGGCACCAAGGCAATGGATTACCCGGATTTACAGAAAGCGCTGGCCGCCAAAATCGCCGGCATCGATTTCTCGGTGGATGACAGCTCCTTCCAGTTCACCGGCCAGACACAGACGGGGGATCTGGCGACGCAATTGCAGATCATGGCCGCCTACACTTCCGATCCCACCTACCGGCCGGAAGTTTTCAAGCGCGTGCGGCAAGCCTATTTGAACAACCTCGATCAGTATGAGGCGACGCCAGGGGCCGTCATCGGCCGCGATTTCGCGGGCCTCGTGCATTCCGGCGACCCGCGCTGGACTTTCCCGGACAAGGCGCAATTGTCCGCCACGAAACTGGAAGATTTCGAAGCGCTGTTCCGGCCGCAAATTTCCGCAGGCCCGATCGATATCACCATTGTCGGCGACATAACGGCGGACGAAGCAATCCGCCTGACGGCTGAAACCTTCGGGGCTTTGCCGGCTCGCCCGGATGCAACATCGGACAACGTTGCAAACGATGTGCGTTTCCCCGCCCCCACCGAAAAACCCGTCATGCGGACTCATAACGGCCGGAGCGACAACGCCGCGGCGATCGTCGCTGCCCCCGTTGGCGACATGCTCTCGGACATGCAGCGGGGCTTTGTCGCCAACGTCGCCGGCCAGATCTTCGAAAACAGGCTGATCGACCAGTTCCGGATTGCCGAAGGCGCGACCTACAGTCCGCAGGGCGCGATGGATTTGTCGTGGGACATTCCAGGCTACGGCTACGCCTATCTCTATGTCGAGACAACGCCGGACAAGGTCGAGAATTTCTATGCGCTCGTGGACAAGATCGCTAATGACCTCAGATCGAAAGATGTCTCGCCGGACGAACTGGTCAGGGCTCGCGCACCGATTATCGAGACGTTGAAACACCAGCAGCAGAGCAACGAATATTGGGTACAATATCTGAACGGCGCTCAAACGGACCCTCGCCGTCTGGAGCGGATACGCGACAATCTTGCCGGCTATGACAAAGTCACCGCTGAGGACATTCGCCAGTTTGCCACGACCTACTTCCAGCCGGAAAAGTTCTGGAAATTCGAGGTGCTTCCGGCAGCGGTTCGCTAG
- a CDS encoding sulfite exporter TauE/SafE family protein: protein MTFEPLYSLSGLMVGALVGITGVGGGSLMTPLLVLLFGVHPATAVGTDLLYAAITKTAGTAVHGMHGRVNWKIVGSLAAGSVPAALSMLWLMAGVDRKSIGVTNTITTALGWLLVMTAIMLIFRSQILEFARRAIGERMPPKPASIVAFTVVLGFVLGVLVTLTSVGAGALGVTILLILYPRLDVREIVGSDIVHAVPLTLIGGMGYWFIGEIDWAMLLALLVGSIPGIILGSLLAPKLHERTIRIVLAITLAIVAWKLLTG, encoded by the coding sequence TTGACGTTCGAGCCTCTCTATTCCCTGTCCGGTCTCATGGTGGGAGCGTTGGTCGGGATCACCGGCGTCGGCGGCGGTTCGCTGATGACGCCCCTGCTCGTGCTCCTTTTCGGTGTCCACCCGGCAACCGCCGTCGGGACCGACCTTCTCTATGCAGCAATCACCAAGACGGCCGGCACGGCTGTTCACGGCATGCATGGACGCGTCAACTGGAAGATCGTCGGCAGTCTCGCGGCCGGCAGCGTGCCCGCCGCGCTGTCGATGCTCTGGCTCATGGCCGGCGTCGACCGTAAGAGCATTGGCGTCACGAATACCATCACCACCGCGCTCGGCTGGCTGCTGGTCATGACCGCAATCATGCTGATTTTCCGCAGTCAGATCCTTGAATTCGCTCGTCGTGCCATCGGTGAGCGCATGCCGCCGAAGCCGGCAAGCATCGTCGCCTTCACCGTCGTTCTGGGCTTCGTGCTCGGTGTGCTCGTCACGCTGACATCGGTCGGCGCCGGCGCTCTGGGCGTGACGATCCTGCTGATCCTCTACCCCAGGCTCGACGTGCGTGAGATCGTCGGTTCGGATATCGTCCACGCCGTGCCGCTCACCCTGATCGGCGGTATGGGATACTGGTTCATTGGAGAGATCGACTGGGCTATGCTCCTTGCCCTGCTCGTCGGTTCCATTCCCGGCATCATCCTCGGCAGCCTGCTTGCGCCCAAACTGCACGAACGCACCATCCGCATTGTGCTCGCCATTACGTTGGCGATTGTCGCCTGGAAGCTGCTGACGGGCTGA